The following proteins come from a genomic window of Natronosalvus vescus:
- a CDS encoding nucleolar 14 family protein, with protein sequence MRLNRRELLASGVGIGVVGSHAVISEQESTGLEDSADQRYGEGGYGFDAYGGSTVSAGEDNDEDEDTISGDDGYQNIDDNEGSDGSGGTDRSPVPPGDEDTSDDGLGADDDGSIDDETGGVDENTIDDGVGDEENDQSNDEPDDEQSQSEDRSDDDEPSEETDDESTRGGDNTDETQWEDSATRDDDRSSDDRSEGESRESETKITDPSPGFGPAATTVGIGGALYALERVHRHSKTNNEAEG encoded by the coding sequence ATGCGACTCAACCGTCGTGAGTTGTTGGCCTCCGGTGTGGGAATCGGCGTGGTTGGCAGCCACGCAGTTATCAGTGAACAGGAATCTACTGGACTAGAGGATTCAGCAGACCAGCGATATGGCGAGGGAGGATACGGATTCGACGCCTACGGCGGTTCCACTGTCTCTGCTGGTGAGGATAATGACGAGGACGAAGATACCATCAGTGGTGACGACGGGTATCAGAATATCGACGATAATGAAGGCAGTGACGGCAGTGGTGGCACCGATCGGTCACCCGTCCCTCCAGGCGATGAAGACACGTCCGACGATGGTCTGGGAGCGGATGACGATGGCTCGATCGACGACGAGACGGGTGGGGTCGATGAGAACACGATCGACGACGGAGTAGGCGATGAGGAGAACGACCAATCCAACGACGAACCAGATGATGAGCAATCCCAGTCCGAAGATCGCTCAGACGATGATGAACCCTCCGAGGAAACCGACGATGAATCCACAAGGGGTGGAGACAATACTGACGAAACACAATGGGAAGACAGCGCGACACGAGACGACGACCGGTCATCGGACGATCGCTCCGAGGGCGAGAGTCGTGAATCTGAAACTAAAATTACCGATCCGTCACCCGGATTCGGCCCAGCCGCAACAACGGTCGGAATCGGGGGTGCACTCTATGCACTCGAGCGCGTTCACCGACATTCAAAGACTAATAATGAAGCGGAGGGATAG
- a CDS encoding DUF1616 domain-containing protein — protein sequence MENLASERGRGVLVVAVMLVVASVGVVGATVQENEGHSTVSVLTEGEDGEWVGNDYPTQLALGESQQFVVNVENHEQQPTAYTVVVVEQVFDFVDGERVLTEQRELDQFEGELAHEETWTYTHAISPTIAGEDVRIVWLLYLDDEVPSEPSTANAAYHVHLWFEIIE from the coding sequence ATGGAAAATCTTGCATCCGAACGTGGACGAGGAGTGCTTGTGGTAGCAGTCATGTTAGTAGTTGCGAGCGTTGGGGTTGTCGGGGCGACAGTACAGGAGAATGAGGGACATTCAACGGTCTCTGTGTTGACGGAAGGCGAAGATGGAGAATGGGTTGGAAACGACTATCCAACGCAACTTGCGCTCGGCGAGAGCCAACAGTTCGTTGTCAACGTCGAAAATCACGAACAGCAACCAACAGCGTACACCGTCGTCGTCGTCGAACAGGTATTCGATTTCGTCGACGGTGAACGCGTACTCACCGAGCAACGCGAATTGGATCAGTTTGAAGGGGAACTAGCCCACGAGGAAACCTGGACGTACACGCATGCTATCTCGCCGACGATTGCAGGAGAGGATGTTCGGATAGTGTGGTTACTCTACCTCGATGACGAGGTTCCGAGCGAGCCGTCAACGGCGAACGCAGCCTATCACGTCCACCTGTGGTTCGAGATAATCGAGTAG
- a CDS encoding DUF58 domain-containing protein — protein MQLTHRCQGFVALALVVAILGATFARPILFAGSILIGAWVLANQVQFFHTLTQMADDVTIHQWPERSSLRKGEDVQVTIRARLTEPMPLSLAIEAGMPTGAVANEPLTVTLDPHEQDATQTASVSWPVSGRHQFESASVTATDGLFVETLPIGQQPTITVEPLGSRHVHVGEGGDRFAVASGEHRTGRLGSGLEPAELREYVPGETVSRIDWKATARLGKPYVRKYEAETHRRTLIVVDHRSGLSMGPPGETKLDYLREVALGVASSAYQLSDPMGVIAVGDGGITARNEISSNAEQYSLIRRTLLELEPTAARDGADNQHVEPIRTSPVLGRPSSESTASDSRGAHDAPQSWSRRPTAPAERRRALTDLSGDGSAFAAVLEPFYTAQRTYQKQIESRPLYSALRGELTTEPGRLWTVILTDDSNLEELYEAVTLARSRGNDVLLVLAPTVLFEPMELGRIERTYDRYHAFEGHRRSFAHMDGVTALEVAPGDRLSAVLGNGRTKQHQ, from the coding sequence ATGCAGCTCACGCATCGATGCCAGGGGTTCGTCGCACTTGCCCTCGTCGTGGCGATCCTTGGGGCGACGTTCGCCAGGCCGATCCTGTTTGCCGGGAGCATACTGATCGGTGCGTGGGTGCTGGCAAACCAGGTTCAATTTTTCCATACACTCACCCAGATGGCCGATGACGTGACGATTCACCAGTGGCCCGAGCGCTCGAGCCTTCGAAAGGGCGAGGACGTCCAGGTGACGATTAGGGCGAGGCTGACCGAGCCGATGCCGTTGTCGCTTGCTATCGAAGCTGGCATGCCGACGGGCGCAGTGGCAAACGAACCCCTAACGGTCACCCTCGATCCACACGAACAGGATGCCACGCAAACGGCGTCGGTATCCTGGCCGGTTAGCGGCCGTCATCAGTTCGAGAGCGCGAGCGTGACCGCAACTGATGGGCTATTCGTCGAAACGCTTCCGATTGGACAGCAGCCGACCATCACCGTCGAACCGCTCGGATCACGCCACGTGCACGTCGGCGAAGGTGGTGACCGCTTCGCAGTCGCCTCGGGCGAACACCGAACGGGGCGTCTCGGGTCGGGCCTCGAGCCCGCCGAACTTCGAGAGTACGTTCCCGGCGAGACGGTCTCTCGAATCGATTGGAAGGCGACAGCACGGCTCGGAAAACCCTACGTTCGGAAGTACGAGGCCGAAACCCATCGACGGACGTTGATCGTCGTCGATCACCGATCAGGGCTGTCAATGGGGCCACCGGGGGAAACGAAACTCGATTATCTCCGTGAGGTCGCACTCGGTGTGGCATCTAGCGCCTACCAGCTCAGCGATCCAATGGGAGTGATCGCCGTCGGCGATGGGGGGATTACGGCACGAAACGAGATTTCCTCGAACGCCGAACAGTATTCCCTGATTCGACGGACGCTCCTGGAGCTCGAACCGACGGCTGCCCGTGATGGAGCGGACAATCAGCACGTAGAGCCAATTCGAACCTCGCCAGTTCTTGGTCGCCCCTCCAGCGAGTCGACTGCAAGCGATTCGAGGGGGGCACACGATGCCCCTCAATCCTGGTCGCGACGACCCACGGCGCCTGCCGAGAGGCGACGGGCACTGACCGACCTCAGCGGGGATGGCAGCGCGTTTGCTGCCGTACTCGAACCGTTCTACACTGCCCAGCGAACCTACCAGAAACAGATCGAGTCCAGGCCTCTATACAGCGCTCTCCGGGGTGAACTCACGACTGAGCCTGGTCGTCTCTGGACTGTTATTCTCACGGACGATTCGAACCTCGAGGAACTCTACGAGGCAGTCACGTTGGCGCGGTCTCGTGGAAACGACGTCCTGCTCGTCCTTGCGCCAACGGTTCTATTCGAACCGATGGAACTCGGTCGGATCGAACGAACCTACGACCGATATCACGCCTTCGAGGGGCATCGGCGCTCGTTTGCCCACATGGATGGCGTCACCGCACTCGAGGTGGCACCGGGAGACCGCCTTTCGGCCGTTCTCGGTAATGGGCGAACCAAACAACACCAATGA
- a CDS encoding AAA family ATPase: protein MSEITTPGDEATDPQALYEAIQREVDGVLVGNDEVIEHLTIALLTRGHVLLEGVPGVAKTTIANLFARATGLGYGRIQMTPDILPADITGTQVYRQHSGEFELHQGPIFTNVLVADEINRATPKTQSALLEAMQERHVTIEGDTLSLPTPFLVIATQNPIEMEGVFELPEAQRDRFQFKLTVDLPSRENERELLDRFDDDPDLEPEVIEQAVETTGILSARKVATEVHVASAVKEYILDIVNASRTHPDVAHGGSPRATLAFLNGAKARAAIHGREYVIPDDVKALGVPILVHRLVLGTDAELGDIEPSSVIREILQTIEPPGADVSDVSAVADPQSQYGDG, encoded by the coding sequence ATGAGCGAGATCACGACACCTGGTGACGAAGCGACCGACCCCCAGGCACTCTACGAAGCGATTCAACGGGAAGTAGACGGTGTACTCGTGGGGAACGACGAAGTCATCGAACACCTGACGATTGCGCTGTTGACCAGAGGCCACGTTCTGCTCGAGGGCGTCCCCGGCGTCGCCAAAACCACCATCGCCAATCTCTTCGCTCGAGCCACCGGCCTGGGATACGGACGGATCCAGATGACGCCGGACATCCTTCCGGCCGACATCACGGGGACACAGGTGTACCGACAACACAGTGGCGAGTTCGAACTCCATCAGGGCCCCATCTTCACTAACGTCCTCGTCGCTGACGAGATTAATCGAGCGACGCCAAAGACACAGAGTGCGCTCCTCGAGGCGATGCAAGAACGTCACGTAACGATCGAAGGTGATACACTGTCGCTCCCAACCCCGTTTCTCGTGATCGCGACGCAAAACCCGATCGAGATGGAAGGCGTGTTCGAACTTCCGGAAGCACAGCGGGATCGATTCCAGTTCAAACTCACCGTCGATCTCCCAAGCCGGGAGAACGAACGGGAACTCCTCGATCGATTCGACGACGATCCAGATCTCGAGCCAGAGGTCATCGAGCAGGCCGTCGAGACCACGGGTATCCTCAGTGCACGCAAGGTTGCGACAGAGGTTCACGTCGCCTCTGCAGTGAAGGAGTACATTCTCGATATTGTCAACGCCAGTCGTACCCACCCCGACGTAGCTCACGGCGGGTCGCCACGGGCGACACTGGCATTTCTCAATGGAGCAAAGGCTCGTGCGGCCATCCACGGGCGAGAGTACGTCATTCCCGACGACGTGAAAGCGCTCGGTGTGCCCATTCTCGTCCACCGACTCGTCCTGGGCACCGATGCCGAACTTGGCGACATCGAGCCCTCGAGCGTCATTCGTGAGATCCTTCAGACGATCGAACCACCGGGTGCGGACGTGAGCGACGTTTCAGCGGTGGCCGATCCACAGAGCCAATATGGTGACGGGTAG
- a CDS encoding DUF4350 domain-containing protein: protein MTSVGFYAATSTAAFAPYNPSWDGTSDFRTQLEADPTVETELTTRTTDYNRVEPNETVSFVIAPDEPYAETDVQRISQFVDRGGTLVVLENFGTSGDQLLFGLGTEAQVDGQLLRDERNHQNGPTMPIATDVTTHPLTDGVDQLSLNYASAVNPGNATVLVATSEYAYLGNETTDLEDVETLESYPVATVESVGDGQVVVVSDPSLVINAMIGQPDNDAFVRGLYTGNDHALIDVSKSDDVPPLIGALLTVRGSVSLQLLLGGLGVAAVATIWRKPGRSVMKRTQKRLPRPSSQRERADATSTLTHTERLEFLRLKYPDWDDERIERVATVRDHTRGR from the coding sequence GTGACGTCAGTGGGCTTTTACGCCGCAACCTCCACCGCAGCGTTCGCCCCTTACAACCCCTCGTGGGATGGGACGAGCGACTTCCGTACACAACTTGAGGCAGACCCCACCGTCGAGACCGAACTCACCACCCGAACTACCGATTACAACAGGGTCGAGCCAAATGAAACGGTCTCTTTCGTTATCGCTCCAGACGAACCCTACGCTGAAACGGACGTCCAGCGAATTAGCCAGTTTGTCGATCGCGGCGGAACCCTCGTCGTTCTCGAGAATTTCGGCACGAGCGGTGACCAACTCCTCTTCGGTCTCGGGACGGAAGCGCAGGTAGACGGCCAACTGCTTCGTGATGAACGAAACCACCAGAACGGGCCGACGATGCCGATTGCAACGGACGTCACCACCCACCCGCTTACCGACGGAGTAGATCAACTCTCACTCAACTACGCGAGTGCGGTCAACCCCGGCAACGCAACGGTACTCGTCGCGACGAGTGAATACGCGTATCTCGGAAACGAGACGACCGATCTCGAGGACGTGGAAACGCTCGAGTCGTACCCAGTCGCCACGGTCGAATCTGTCGGTGACGGCCAGGTGGTCGTCGTCAGCGATCCGAGTCTCGTGATTAACGCTATGATCGGCCAACCGGATAACGACGCGTTCGTTCGTGGACTCTACACCGGGAACGACCACGCCCTGATCGACGTCTCAAAATCAGATGACGTTCCGCCACTTATTGGCGCGTTACTCACCGTCCGAGGATCCGTCTCACTCCAATTACTGCTCGGCGGCCTCGGCGTCGCAGCCGTAGCCACCATTTGGAGGAAACCTGGTCGTTCCGTGATGAAGCGAACACAGAAGAGACTCCCAAGACCGTCATCTCAGCGCGAGCGCGCAGATGCAACGTCCACGCTTACCCATACTGAACGTCTTGAATTCTTACGCCTAAAATACCCCGACTGGGACGACGAACGTATCGAACGCGTGGCAACAGTACGTGACCACACACGTGGAAGATGA
- a CDS encoding class I SAM-dependent methyltransferase, whose amino-acid sequence MADREADEMNSPRLQQTLGQEPYKKASVAEHYATLATNGALRAREVKVVNRHFENRDAQVLDLGCGAGRTTQALDRRGFDVIGIDVSEPMVELANELFDHLDIRVGDATNLDFGDATFDYILFSWVGIDSIRPPDKRKQALQEIFRVLKPGGVFAVSTHNNLYALPALFIDWKYIRNYYFKNGNIRNWWSRYKIDDTDFGVHKYMANPVHHVRQLRQTGFELIELIGRRESIGRYFEGQPYYVVRKPANING is encoded by the coding sequence ATGGCAGACAGAGAAGCTGATGAGATGAATTCCCCTCGATTACAACAGACACTTGGCCAAGAACCTTACAAAAAGGCGTCCGTTGCTGAACACTACGCGACCCTCGCCACAAACGGCGCATTACGAGCTCGAGAGGTGAAGGTGGTCAATAGGCATTTCGAAAACCGGGATGCACAGGTACTTGACCTCGGATGTGGAGCGGGAAGAACGACACAAGCGCTTGATCGCCGTGGATTTGATGTGATCGGGATCGACGTTAGCGAACCCATGGTAGAACTAGCGAACGAACTATTCGACCATCTAGATATCAGGGTTGGTGATGCAACCAACCTTGATTTTGGGGACGCTACGTTCGATTACATCCTGTTCTCCTGGGTGGGGATTGATTCGATTCGACCGCCTGATAAGCGGAAGCAAGCGCTACAGGAGATTTTCCGAGTATTAAAGCCAGGTGGCGTGTTCGCCGTCAGCACACATAATAATCTTTACGCACTCCCTGCGCTTTTCATCGATTGGAAGTATATCAGGAACTATTATTTCAAGAACGGTAATATTCGGAACTGGTGGTCAAGGTATAAAATAGATGACACGGATTTCGGTGTCCACAAATATATGGCCAACCCAGTTCACCACGTACGCCAACTCAGACAAACGGGCTTCGAACTCATCGAACTCATTGGACGGAGGGAGTCAATTGGGCGATACTTCGAAGGTCAACCGTACTATGTGGTTCGGAAACCCGCTAATATAAACGGATAG
- a CDS encoding class I SAM-dependent methyltransferase — protein sequence MDSVKEELRRRLPESTEPAIEKMGSAKDDMGSIPGQVFRRMPDGTKPLVQHGYHILNPGASWENMRRRERTRKHFKKLIGNEEYDRLSTEFFDESGITDIVISAIKEVGDEKVVFDTHRGVASHVYALIRTQKPDRIVSTGVYSGVGTASILLALDKNNHGMLHTVDASLTRGTVNRTRGGSDSIRELDFVERGRPSCSEHRSHELPPGKEPGWIIPDRLRERWESRHGFPQDVLPELYTELPKIDMFYHDSGHSKSGMLFEFELAWNWLKPGGMLISPHIDQNDAFGVFVNEHDCHHGLIEHDYLASSEYDEPCSCGYAVKLKN from the coding sequence ATGGATTCCGTAAAAGAAGAACTGAGACGTCGATTACCAGAGAGTACAGAACCAGCGATCGAGAAGATGGGATCAGCAAAAGACGATATGGGCTCAATACCTGGACAAGTGTTCCGTCGAATGCCTGATGGAACGAAACCACTCGTCCAGCACGGATATCATATACTCAATCCTGGTGCCTCGTGGGAAAACATGAGACGCCGTGAGCGTACACGCAAGCATTTCAAAAAGCTCATCGGAAATGAGGAATACGACAGGCTCTCAACAGAGTTCTTCGATGAAAGTGGTATTACAGATATTGTCATCTCAGCGATCAAAGAGGTTGGTGATGAGAAAGTCGTATTCGATACACATCGTGGAGTTGCTTCGCACGTCTATGCGCTCATTAGAACTCAAAAACCTGATCGGATTGTATCCACTGGCGTTTATAGTGGCGTCGGAACAGCCTCAATACTCCTCGCCCTGGACAAAAATAATCACGGAATGTTACATACCGTGGATGCCTCACTAACCCGCGGTACCGTAAACCGAACTCGGGGAGGCAGTGACTCTATCCGGGAACTTGATTTCGTGGAACGTGGTCGCCCATCTTGTTCGGAACACCGGAGCCACGAACTCCCGCCTGGGAAAGAGCCAGGCTGGATTATACCAGACAGACTTCGAGAGCGGTGGGAATCCAGACACGGATTTCCGCAGGACGTTTTACCAGAGCTATATACTGAGTTGCCAAAAATTGACATGTTCTACCACGATTCTGGACACTCGAAAAGTGGTATGCTATTTGAGTTTGAACTAGCGTGGAACTGGCTGAAACCTGGTGGGATGTTGATCTCGCCTCATATCGATCAGAATGATGCGTTTGGTGTGTTTGTGAATGAACACGATTGTCATCACGGATTGATTGAACACGATTATCTTGCATCTAGTGAGTATGACGAACCATGTAGTTGTGGCTATGCTGTTAAACTGAAGAATTGA
- a CDS encoding GNAT family N-acetyltransferase, with protein sequence MTIEVEKFTGEADEWDRYIDRSPTGTIFHLHDFLETVDKHVNGTVIRLIGYNGQEPIGVIPFVEIKKFGISTAFSPAPRMGLPYQGPILLGNPSPKRRKQEKQHKRFIENSLTWLDNEIGPSYVYMRTHPAYDDPRPFAWNGFTLTPRYTYCIDVTRDIDEIKMSFSKSLRRYLDPDEDQYRIEEQGEDGIRFIYQQTRDRYEAQDKTYAVKEDFLLDLYNIFPDGWVRPYVGIVNDERVAGILIFDDGETIYFQEGGAIPDVDFPINDILHWHIIKEAKKRGVKAYDLHGANTPRLCKYKSKFNPELEQYYGIEKGTRFMNIISEGYKKVMF encoded by the coding sequence ATGACGATTGAAGTTGAGAAATTTACTGGCGAAGCGGATGAGTGGGATAGATACATCGACCGATCACCAACCGGGACAATTTTTCATCTACATGATTTTCTGGAAACGGTCGACAAACACGTTAATGGCACTGTGATACGACTGATCGGATACAATGGCCAGGAACCGATCGGCGTAATACCGTTCGTCGAGATTAAGAAGTTCGGCATCAGTACGGCATTTTCACCGGCTCCGAGGATGGGATTACCGTACCAAGGTCCGATCCTTCTCGGGAACCCGTCGCCTAAACGACGAAAACAGGAAAAACAACACAAACGATTTATCGAAAATAGCCTTACCTGGCTTGACAACGAGATCGGTCCGAGCTACGTCTATATGCGAACGCATCCGGCATACGACGATCCCCGTCCGTTCGCCTGGAACGGGTTTACGTTGACCCCGCGATACACCTACTGTATCGACGTCACTCGTGATATCGATGAGATTAAAATGTCGTTTTCCAAATCACTGCGTCGCTATCTCGATCCGGATGAGGATCAGTATCGGATCGAAGAACAAGGAGAAGATGGGATCAGGTTCATATACCAACAAACGAGAGACCGTTACGAGGCACAGGATAAAACCTATGCAGTTAAAGAGGATTTTTTATTAGATTTATATAATATTTTTCCTGATGGGTGGGTTCGCCCGTACGTTGGTATCGTCAACGATGAACGGGTGGCTGGAATTTTAATCTTTGATGACGGCGAGACAATATATTTCCAGGAGGGGGGTGCAATACCTGATGTTGATTTCCCCATAAACGATATACTGCACTGGCACATAATTAAAGAAGCTAAAAAGCGAGGTGTAAAAGCATATGATCTTCACGGGGCGAATACCCCTCGGCTTTGTAAATACAAATCAAAATTCAATCCTGAACTGGAGCAATACTACGGTATAGAGAAGGGGACTCGGTTTATGAACATCATCTCTGAGGGATATAAAAAAGTGATGTTTTAA
- a CDS encoding ABC transporter ATP-binding protein gives MANGLDAPQNLSWREKFTALYRVATFRPLYTAGIVVLSAFTALLEGIGLSFILPIIELAEGETDPNEAEGLLHAFVVVYESIGVPFTLGYLIVGVTIVMTVRYTSTFLVSWLQGAIETYYIRHLQSTAFNNALDAEISYFDQEGSDDILNAIVTQAEYAGKVIRYSIRTFEAVLLSIVYVSIALYLAPMLTIFAAAFLGFVTFFFRYVLEAGYSIGDRVADANERVQQAAQAGTQGIREVKLFGITRELQSQFSRGIDQFTQSRIRLLRNEAAIGSYYQLATAVAVFVLIYLALTWTTLSIGALGVFLFAMFQLGPQISQLNRYAYKTEGELPHLVRTQEFVDRLQASSETDEGTRSLSEQIKEIRFEDVTFSYEETGEQVLNSVSFDVTCDQFVAFVGQSGAGKSTIASLLTRMYDPDSGRITANGIPIQEFELSAWRSRVSIVQQDPHIFNDTLRRNITLGNREASHEEIERVSEIAQVTEFLDGLPKGYETKLGDDGVRLSGGQRQRVALARALLKDADLLILDEATSDLDSTIEQRVHEGIDEMDRDYATLVIAHRLSTVVNANQIYTMDDGQIIESGDHNQLLEEDGQYATLYATQSS, from the coding sequence ATGGCAAACGGATTGGATGCACCCCAAAACCTGTCATGGCGGGAAAAGTTCACAGCGCTCTATCGTGTTGCGACCTTTCGCCCGCTCTATACTGCTGGTATTGTTGTGCTAAGCGCGTTCACCGCATTACTCGAAGGAATTGGATTGAGTTTCATCCTTCCGATCATTGAGTTGGCAGAGGGTGAGACGGATCCAAACGAGGCTGAAGGGCTATTACACGCGTTTGTCGTTGTCTATGAATCGATCGGCGTTCCGTTTACCCTAGGATATCTGATTGTTGGGGTAACTATTGTTATGACAGTTCGATACACCTCGACATTCTTAGTGTCGTGGTTACAAGGGGCCATCGAAACGTATTATATACGGCATCTGCAGTCAACAGCCTTCAATAACGCACTTGATGCGGAGATTTCGTACTTCGATCAAGAGGGATCAGACGATATTCTTAATGCAATTGTCACTCAAGCAGAATACGCTGGAAAAGTTATCCGGTATTCAATACGAACGTTTGAAGCGGTATTGCTATCGATTGTCTACGTGAGTATTGCGCTCTATCTGGCACCCATGTTAACCATCTTTGCAGCGGCTTTCCTTGGCTTCGTCACGTTTTTCTTTCGGTACGTCCTTGAAGCAGGGTACTCTATCGGTGATCGGGTAGCCGATGCGAATGAACGAGTTCAACAGGCCGCACAAGCCGGAACACAGGGCATTCGTGAGGTCAAACTTTTCGGTATCACTCGTGAACTCCAATCGCAATTCTCACGAGGTATCGATCAATTCACTCAATCGCGGATTAGGTTATTACGAAACGAGGCGGCGATCGGTAGTTACTACCAGTTAGCAACAGCAGTGGCTGTGTTCGTGTTAATTTACCTCGCACTCACCTGGACGACGCTGTCGATCGGTGCGCTGGGTGTTTTTCTCTTTGCGATGTTTCAACTCGGGCCGCAAATTAGCCAGTTGAACAGATATGCTTACAAAACCGAGGGGGAGTTACCACATCTAGTGCGAACGCAGGAGTTCGTGGATCGATTGCAAGCCAGTTCCGAAACGGACGAGGGAACGAGATCACTCTCCGAACAGATTAAAGAGATCAGGTTTGAAGACGTAACGTTCAGCTATGAGGAAACTGGCGAACAAGTCCTCAACTCCGTTTCGTTTGACGTAACTTGCGATCAGTTCGTCGCTTTCGTGGGTCAATCAGGCGCGGGCAAGTCGACAATTGCCTCGTTACTTACCAGAATGTACGATCCAGACTCTGGACGAATCACGGCCAATGGGATCCCGATCCAGGAGTTTGAGCTCTCGGCTTGGCGATCACGAGTCTCGATAGTTCAACAGGATCCGCATATTTTTAACGATACACTTAGGAGAAACATAACGCTAGGAAACCGCGAGGCATCACACGAAGAAATCGAACGGGTTAGTGAGATTGCTCAGGTGACTGAATTTTTAGATGGTCTGCCCAAAGGGTATGAGACGAAGCTCGGAGACGATGGGGTCAGATTGTCAGGTGGTCAACGCCAGCGCGTCGCACTTGCTCGAGCTCTGTTGAAAGACGCTGATCTGTTAATTCTTGATGAGGCGACGAGCGACCTCGATTCGACGATCGAACAGCGAGTACATGAAGGGATCGATGAGATGGATCGCGATTATGCAACGCTCGTCATAGCCCATCGCCTATCCACAGTTGTCAATGCTAATCAGATCTATACTATGGATGATGGACAGATAATCGAGTCCGGCGACCATAATCAACTCCTCGAGGAGGACGGACAATACGCGACGCTCTATGCAACGCAATCATCGTGA
- a CDS encoding FkbM family methyltransferase, whose product MAIGKVRTASELVRKRRFKGLVGLVTEELLGSNLYTWYLSNVRAEDGLIVQEFSDFELFLDPLDDGLSHELLHWGEREAAATAAYRAELRILGDRVTDPVILDIGANKGYFAFQGASLLPNATVHAIEPDPQNVMALRRGVIRNRFENVVIHEQAIGKTQGYQRLHLSSHANRHTLLEPPDEMAHLYNGRTVDVPVRSLDGFIDGINLNPSDVNVLRFDLEGFEVPVMKGATNVLDTAKDLIIFLEVHPHRVGTKPIIELLNDLRDREFELVLATDVSNPMMTTYTELFNHCADETHRGSAEVIFKRQVEQ is encoded by the coding sequence ATGGCGATCGGGAAGGTTCGTACAGCAAGTGAACTTGTTCGAAAGCGCCGGTTCAAGGGCCTCGTGGGATTGGTCACTGAGGAGCTGTTAGGTTCGAACCTCTATACATGGTACCTCTCGAATGTCCGCGCCGAGGATGGATTAATCGTCCAGGAGTTTTCTGACTTTGAGTTATTCCTTGACCCCCTTGACGACGGTCTGTCACACGAGCTGTTACACTGGGGTGAACGCGAAGCAGCAGCGACTGCCGCCTATCGAGCTGAACTTCGGATCCTCGGTGATCGAGTCACCGATCCAGTGATACTTGACATCGGCGCCAATAAAGGCTATTTTGCATTTCAAGGGGCGTCACTGCTTCCGAATGCCACGGTTCATGCCATCGAACCGGATCCCCAAAACGTGATGGCACTACGACGGGGAGTTATACGAAATCGTTTTGAGAACGTAGTTATTCACGAACAAGCAATCGGAAAGACGCAAGGCTATCAACGACTTCATTTATCCTCTCACGCCAACAGGCACACACTCTTAGAGCCGCCAGATGAGATGGCACACCTCTATAATGGACGTACGGTCGACGTGCCAGTACGTTCGCTTGATGGCTTCATCGACGGGATAAATCTAAATCCAAGCGACGTTAACGTCCTTCGGTTCGACCTTGAGGGATTCGAAGTGCCTGTAATGAAGGGGGCAACCAACGTACTTGATACCGCTAAAGATCTCATAATTTTTCTCGAGGTTCATCCTCACCGCGTGGGTACCAAACCGATCATAGAACTATTGAACGACCTTCGAGATCGTGAGTTCGAACTAGTTCTGGCGACGGACGTCTCAAATCCAATGATGACAACCTACACTGAACTATTTAACCACTGCGCGGATGAAACGCACCGGGGTTCGGCGGAAGTGATATTCAAACGCCAGGTGGAACAATGA